The Limosilactobacillus panis DNA segment CCGTACTCACTCTTAATCCGTAAACTTTCCTGGTAGAAAGTATCAACCTTTGCGTTCAGGTTCACCCGTAACTTTTCGTACCGTTCCGGCTTTATAAAGAGCTCCACCGGTTTAATAATCAAATTAAGGGCTTTTTTAGTAAAGCTATACCAATACATCACCAGTAATAGCCCAACAATCACGGCCAGGTGAACTAAAAAGCCAAACAGGACGAGCAGGGAAAGGGCGTGGAGCTTTTCGGCAATAAAGTGAAAACCAATCACCAGACTGATTAAGAAGTTGATGACAATCATCGCCTGGAAGACGACGAACTTCATCAAGAGAACCGAACTTGCCAGTCCCCCATCGACCCCACACTGGAGCATCCCCACTAACTGCGCCGGTTGTCCACCGGTCGAAAACGGGGTAATTCCGTTAAAAAGTTGCTCAATCGGTGGCAGACGCATTGCATCTTTCCAGGTAAAGTCCGGGTGGCGGTTATTCATAAAAATCTTAACGACCACCCCTTCCAATCCCAGGTAGAGGCAGATACACAGTAATGCTACCAGCATCCACCACCAATTTAGGGTAAAGAAGTCACGGACCAGTAGGTGGAGGTTAACCGTGCGCAATGAATATGCAATGATCCCCCCACCAATCAGGAGCATCAAGATAAGGACGAGCCAATTTTTTCTACTCATGGTCATCCCCCTTTGCAGCTTGTTCGCAATAAAATTTCTCCCAAATCCTAGCCAGGTGGTCTTCTGAGTAATGAGCGGCCGCTTCCCGTGCCCGCTTTTGCCAATGGGCCAGGCGGGCCGGATCATTCCGCAGTAGGGTCAATTTCTCTTGCATCTCCAGGATATCCTTAGCAGGCTCGTAGTCACCATCAATAATACTGCGGTAGAGGTCAAGATCCCGCAGCATGACCGCCGTCCCGCAACTAAAGGCTTCCAGAACGGACATCGGAAAGAGCTCGTTAAACGACGGCAGCAGGAACAAGTCGGCCGCATTGTTTAACTCTGCAATCTCGTCACGGCTGACAATCCCCGTAAACTTAAGATTTGCCGGCGGGTTTTCTACCACCTTCTTCAGCTCATGGTAGCCGTCTGTCAAGGGGCCAAATGAAAAGCCCCCGGCCCAAACAAACTGAACGTCCGGATTTTGCTTAGCAAGCTGGATGAAGTCGGG contains these protein-coding regions:
- a CDS encoding lysylphosphatidylglycerol synthase transmembrane domain-containing protein, producing the protein MSRKNWLVLILMLLIGGGIIAYSLRTVNLHLLVRDFFTLNWWWMLVALLCICLYLGLEGVVVKIFMNNRHPDFTWKDAMRLPPIEQLFNGITPFSTGGQPAQLVGMLQCGVDGGLASSVLLMKFVVFQAMIVINFLISLVIGFHFIAEKLHALSLLVLFGFLVHLAVIVGLLLVMYWYSFTKKALNLIIKPVELFIKPERYEKLRVNLNAKVDTFYQESLRIKSEYGKMWRVCIVTLCQLFFYYAIPYFIMLALGVHHINFVMVISLHVLIFMIISLFPIPGGAGGAEYSFSVLFASFIGSGSKLVLAMILWRLLTYYFGMFAGMVALLVKSDKIKHDIQDE